In Aliamphritea ceti, a single window of DNA contains:
- a CDS encoding DUF1190 domain-containing protein encodes MKRTQAINLQRMRKRLKPRLKPLVVAVSSVMLVSCSDVDVEVYETVAQCIAENPLMLQDCEAAHRHAQSESFRTGPKYQTEPACEEEFGDEQCIPYNVLNNQTWFMPVMAGFLFYNGNDWDDDDYISSPLYSSKSRRSKVFGKWTSADGIVYGKKRFGTISVDKSSFKLKPTTTRTLSRGGFGLSVASRSSRGG; translated from the coding sequence ATGAAACGGACCCAAGCCATAAACCTGCAACGGATGCGTAAGCGCTTAAAGCCGCGCCTTAAACCGCTGGTTGTCGCTGTATCTTCAGTCATGTTGGTGTCCTGTAGCGACGTAGATGTTGAAGTCTATGAAACGGTTGCTCAGTGCATTGCCGAGAATCCTCTGATGCTTCAGGACTGTGAAGCTGCTCATCGCCATGCCCAGTCAGAATCTTTTCGTACCGGGCCTAAATACCAGACAGAGCCAGCCTGTGAAGAAGAGTTTGGCGACGAACAATGCATCCCTTACAACGTACTAAACAATCAGACCTGGTTCATGCCTGTCATGGCAGGATTTCTGTTCTATAACGGTAATGACTGGGACGATGATGATTACATCTCAAGCCCGTTATATAGCTCAAAGTCCCGCCGCTCCAAAGTGTTTGGTAAATGGACCAGTGCCGATGGCATCGTTTATGGAAAAAAACGCTTTGGCACAATCAGCGTAGATAAAAGCAGCTTTAAGTTAAAACCTACGACTACCCGGACGCTTTCCCGGGGAGGATTCGGTCTGAGTGTCGCTTCCCGTTCCAGCCGGGGAGGCTGA
- a CDS encoding HD-GYP domain-containing protein — translation MTNTTDEHVKQKVTHKDVKAGEALSWDIFSAGGSLLLSKGHVIKSDDQIGQLIARGACYYCSPEEVTATKQQGRDPNEPAVSFLIIDTLLNHLNGAFSILHEPDDSTFINRIMRIALDIQYACDENTDAMVGSIQLNQVAPNYLAHPLHNAILCEAACRRQGKGPLDRLPILVAALTQNIGMLEIQEKVFHQEEALTAEQKNIIDAHPERGHELLVQHGVTEKRWLTAIYQHHERIDGSGYPNGISGEELSEDAKLLAITDNYTALIRPRSYRSRILHKDALRQILQQRGSSIDGDLVTLLINAIGIYSPGSLIILNSGEIGIVTRLTKKLDEPLIRLISNAQAESVEIGDEMATGGETGVIVKNMLCAKEHQHLLKDLGTVWPMQHPLARDEM, via the coding sequence ATGACAAACACAACAGATGAGCACGTAAAGCAAAAAGTTACGCATAAAGATGTAAAAGCTGGTGAGGCATTAAGCTGGGATATCTTTTCCGCTGGCGGATCTTTACTGCTATCTAAAGGGCATGTCATTAAAAGTGATGACCAGATAGGTCAGCTGATCGCCCGGGGAGCTTGCTACTACTGCTCCCCTGAAGAAGTGACAGCAACTAAACAACAGGGCCGTGATCCGAACGAACCCGCGGTGAGTTTTCTCATCATCGATACCCTGCTCAATCATCTTAACGGTGCGTTTAGTATCCTGCACGAGCCAGACGATTCTACCTTTATAAACCGGATAATGCGTATTGCACTGGACATACAGTACGCCTGTGATGAAAACACCGATGCAATGGTAGGCAGTATTCAGCTTAATCAGGTAGCGCCCAACTATCTCGCGCATCCTCTGCACAACGCAATCCTCTGCGAAGCAGCCTGTCGACGTCAGGGTAAAGGCCCTCTGGATCGCTTACCTATTCTCGTCGCCGCCCTGACTCAAAATATAGGGATGCTGGAAATTCAGGAAAAAGTTTTTCATCAGGAAGAAGCACTAACAGCTGAGCAGAAAAATATTATCGATGCACATCCGGAACGTGGGCATGAGTTACTCGTACAGCATGGTGTTACAGAAAAACGCTGGCTCACTGCTATTTATCAACACCACGAACGTATTGATGGCAGCGGCTACCCAAACGGCATCAGCGGTGAAGAACTGAGTGAAGACGCCAAGTTGCTGGCAATCACCGATAACTACACCGCCCTGATTCGTCCCCGCTCTTACCGTAGCCGGATTCTTCACAAAGACGCACTTCGCCAAATACTGCAACAACGCGGCAGTTCAATTGACGGGGATCTTGTCACCCTGTTAATCAATGCTATTGGTATCTACTCACCAGGCAGCCTCATCATCCTGAACAGCGGAGAAATAGGCATAGTTACCCGGTTGACCAAGAAACTTGATGAACCGCTGATTCGCCTGATCAGTAACGCACAGGCGGAATCTGTTGAAATAGGTGATGAAATGGCAACAGGTGGCGAGACCGGCGTCATCGTCAAGAATATGCTCTGTGCTAAAGAACATCAGCACCTGCTAAAAGATCTGGGAACAGTCTGGCCAATGCAACACCCCTTAGCCAGAGATGAAATGTAG
- a CDS encoding TonB-dependent siderophore receptor, producing the protein MRSLLCSAIILGVSSQVSAQQEDVLIHQLQNAVPVQSLQRSLINVAEQAGLIVLMPAGQFQEEAVALDADMTVGQALEHLLKNTGFRFQINDGKQLIITPVDAAVQNSKNVANEADVAVIYGTALSRYEFDEASSATGFPADIDELPRTVQVLPEQLVLDQNANDLNELLVNAAGVTRAHGFGGTETQVNIRGFTSSHLFVDGNPVSNRYNIDLANVESTEVILGPASVLHGQVSPGGLVNIITKKPEVEQANSIQLELDEYGKQKLVLDSTGSLSEDLQYRLIMSGEETETFREVTTTEGTFPSERQSFSISPSISYTPDDQNTYTLRLNYAKQELPIDRGTVAVADASGNISIADIPIERRLGSEHDKRESEDSRIQLDWDHELDNGWTNRLKLGYYEKKFDDYQTRPVAGLNSVPAGSGFLNVALAGLNRNSVQSNGQLVRISDTNPNVKESDLFLSNSLSGDYQIGGIENTLYLGGNFTRRKVKDADGAALTDTPAALIPGGFGAYVYDLSVIDINSSVQPANQKLAQTLLNDSEETIDEFGLSMQNLAHLTDRLNLLTGIRYDRFEIDETSTTYYRARNSGQQGFDKLATPEVSRTQTNNDNISTQAGLMFDITDEVAVYASYSESFTPNYIGVTAGSAASSESLAPEDSSQIELGVKTSFMDDKLRFTAAAYDLTRENVLRYENLVAYLNGEEQTRGLDISSTMQFVPGLNVLASYSYMDSEIVRVSGTSTANEGNRPYSIPQHKARIWGSYEVQGGDWAGLGFGLGMEHVGERFGNDANTFKVPSYTIFDTASWYYIPLGNEQTLRLQAGIKNLTDKKHFLANGSGDAYRINVGNPRTFYMTARYEF; encoded by the coding sequence ATGCGTTCATTGCTGTGCTCAGCAATAATTCTGGGCGTTTCGTCTCAGGTTTCGGCACAGCAAGAGGATGTGTTAATCCATCAACTGCAGAATGCTGTACCCGTGCAGAGTTTGCAGCGCTCCTTAATCAATGTCGCCGAACAGGCAGGTTTGATTGTGCTGATGCCTGCCGGGCAGTTTCAGGAAGAGGCTGTAGCACTTGATGCGGATATGACTGTTGGGCAGGCGCTGGAACATTTACTGAAAAATACCGGGTTTCGGTTTCAGATTAATGATGGCAAGCAGCTGATCATTACGCCTGTAGATGCTGCTGTTCAGAATAGCAAAAATGTAGCAAACGAAGCTGATGTGGCGGTGATATATGGTACTGCACTAAGCCGTTATGAGTTTGATGAAGCCTCATCTGCAACAGGATTTCCTGCGGATATTGATGAGTTGCCACGGACAGTTCAGGTATTGCCGGAGCAACTGGTACTGGACCAGAATGCAAATGATCTGAATGAACTGCTGGTGAATGCGGCAGGTGTCACCCGGGCTCATGGGTTCGGGGGAACCGAGACCCAGGTAAATATCCGCGGCTTTACCAGCAGCCATTTGTTTGTTGATGGGAATCCGGTTAGTAACCGTTACAACATTGATTTAGCAAATGTTGAAAGCACAGAAGTCATTTTAGGCCCTGCTTCGGTACTGCACGGGCAGGTAAGTCCGGGTGGTCTGGTGAATATCATTACCAAGAAACCGGAAGTGGAACAGGCAAACTCTATTCAGCTGGAGCTAGATGAATACGGAAAGCAAAAACTGGTACTTGATAGCACAGGGTCGCTATCGGAAGACCTGCAGTATCGCTTGATAATGTCTGGAGAAGAGACCGAAACTTTTCGGGAAGTAACAACTACAGAAGGGACCTTCCCTTCCGAACGACAGAGTTTCAGCATATCTCCATCTATCAGCTACACACCTGATGATCAGAATACCTATACTTTGCGGCTGAATTACGCCAAACAGGAGCTGCCAATTGACCGGGGTACCGTAGCGGTGGCAGATGCCAGCGGCAATATCAGCATTGCGGATATTCCCATTGAGCGCCGTTTGGGCAGTGAGCACGATAAGCGGGAAAGTGAAGATAGCCGCATTCAGCTCGACTGGGATCACGAGCTGGATAATGGCTGGACGAACCGTCTGAAGCTTGGCTATTACGAAAAGAAATTTGATGATTATCAGACTCGACCGGTTGCCGGTCTGAATTCCGTACCTGCGGGTAGTGGTTTTCTGAATGTTGCGTTGGCGGGGCTGAATCGAAATTCTGTTCAATCTAACGGGCAGTTAGTACGTATTTCCGATACTAACCCGAATGTTAAAGAAAGTGATTTGTTCCTGTCTAACAGCCTTAGTGGGGATTATCAGATTGGTGGAATCGAAAATACTTTGTATCTGGGAGGGAATTTTACCCGCCGGAAGGTAAAGGATGCCGATGGTGCAGCACTAACGGATACTCCGGCGGCGCTGATTCCCGGCGGTTTTGGTGCATATGTGTATGACCTGTCGGTGATAGATATTAACAGTTCTGTACAGCCTGCTAATCAGAAATTGGCACAGACACTGCTAAACGACAGCGAAGAAACCATTGATGAATTTGGTCTTTCGATGCAAAACCTGGCACACCTAACAGACAGGTTGAACCTACTGACAGGTATCCGTTATGACCGGTTTGAAATTGATGAAACCAGCACGACTTATTACCGGGCCCGTAACTCTGGCCAGCAAGGGTTTGATAAGTTGGCAACGCCGGAAGTCAGCCGTACTCAAACCAATAATGACAACATCAGTACTCAGGCGGGGCTGATGTTCGATATTACCGACGAGGTTGCGGTGTATGCATCTTATAGTGAATCTTTTACGCCTAACTATATTGGTGTTACAGCGGGATCTGCTGCGTCGTCTGAATCACTTGCACCGGAAGACTCATCGCAGATCGAGCTGGGGGTTAAAACCAGTTTTATGGATGACAAACTGCGTTTTACTGCAGCTGCATATGATCTGACGCGTGAGAATGTGCTCAGATACGAAAATCTGGTGGCGTATCTTAATGGTGAAGAGCAAACTCGCGGCCTGGATATCAGCAGTACTATGCAGTTTGTTCCGGGCCTGAATGTACTGGCTTCTTATTCTTATATGGACAGTGAGATTGTACGCGTCAGTGGTACGTCTACGGCTAATGAAGGAAATCGTCCTTACAGCATCCCGCAACACAAAGCACGGATTTGGGGATCTTACGAAGTTCAGGGGGGAGACTGGGCCGGACTTGGTTTTGGATTGGGAATGGAACACGTTGGTGAGCGTTTCGGTAACGATGCCAACACCTTTAAGGTACCTTCTTACACGATTTTTGATACCGCTAGCTGGTATTACATCCCATTAGGTAATGAGCAGACTTTGCGGTTACAGGCGGGTATTAAAAACCTGACAGACAAAAAGCACTTTCTTGCTAATGGCAGCGGAGACGCGTACCGGATTAATGTGGGTAATCCCCGTACCTTTTACATGACGGCCCGTTACGAGTTTTAA
- a CDS encoding RNA polymerase sigma factor has protein sequence MGSQSYNVVLDKPPEEVSQQGGALDSWYRQYRQSLLLQIQRQVKHRHIAEELLHETFIRLSRMPALDTIRQVKPFIHKVASNVTVDYLRASQRQPETESDEILEEWVSDDPGMLEKITQQREIDCLHAAIEQLPPRSKETLLLARFREMPLREVARELGISQTMVEKHLKNALQKCRHALLKDLN, from the coding sequence ATGGGCAGTCAATCATATAATGTCGTGCTGGATAAGCCTCCTGAAGAGGTAAGCCAGCAAGGCGGCGCGTTGGACAGTTGGTATCGGCAATACCGGCAGTCATTACTGTTACAGATTCAAAGGCAGGTAAAGCATCGCCATATCGCTGAAGAATTACTGCATGAAACATTTATTCGTTTATCTCGTATGCCAGCGTTGGATACCATTCGTCAGGTAAAGCCATTCATTCACAAAGTAGCCAGTAATGTTACTGTGGATTATTTGCGTGCCAGCCAGCGCCAGCCTGAAACTGAATCTGATGAGATACTGGAAGAATGGGTGTCTGATGACCCGGGAATGCTGGAAAAGATTACTCAGCAGCGGGAAATTGATTGCTTACATGCAGCTATTGAGCAGTTACCGCCCCGCAGTAAAGAAACGCTATTGTTGGCCCGGTTCAGGGAAATGCCACTACGTGAGGTCGCCAGGGAGTTGGGGATTTCGCAAACTATGGTTGAAAAGCATTTAAAAAACGCGCTGCAGAAATGTCGTCACGCGTTGTTGAAAGATCTGAATTAA
- a CDS encoding DUF350 domain-containing protein, translated as MLTSLAGLTNFALYFAVAIGLLLAFKFIYALITPYDEWKLVREEQNVAAATGFTGAIIGFSLALASAAANSISLLDFAIWGVIGLVAQILAFMILRFVFMPKLVQRIKDNEISAGIMLGGLSVAVGLLNAACMTY; from the coding sequence ATGCTCACATCACTCGCCGGACTCACCAACTTTGCGCTCTATTTTGCCGTCGCTATCGGCTTATTACTGGCGTTCAAATTTATTTATGCACTGATCACCCCTTACGATGAATGGAAACTTGTAAGAGAAGAACAAAACGTTGCTGCCGCCACCGGGTTCACAGGGGCAATTATCGGTTTCTCTCTGGCACTGGCGAGCGCAGCGGCAAACTCAATCTCACTACTAGACTTTGCCATTTGGGGCGTCATCGGACTGGTTGCCCAAATTCTTGCATTCATGATTCTTCGCTTTGTATTCATGCCAAAACTGGTACAGCGTATCAAAGACAACGAGATTTCAGCTGGCATCATGCTCGGTGGTTTGTCGGTTGCGGTTGGTTTATTAAATGCGGCCTGCATGACTTACTAA
- a CDS encoding FecR family protein — translation MSQINASAQASHKDDTASQDEALGWFLKLQTDPDNVRLKQAFSAWKDSHPENESRYLEVLLLWDNIDRVDEAAATVLPESVNVAGFADRVRPRKFYYGAGALLCFVMLVLMVFIPGAALVPLNDADYMTASGRQDMYLLEDGSRLYMSGGSAVDVGMTPTGRTITLHRGEAFFEVANDPLRPFQVQAGDTLTTAVGTAFNVSLSASQVIVTLTEGVVDAGAGANQVRLTAGQELLYRKGVIEVQAGSTRYWPAWRRGTVSVEDMPVSELVTLLNRHYSAVIRSVDPRLLDARVSGILPLDDLSTTLEMLQKILGIRHVAFSESLVLLHR, via the coding sequence ATGTCACAGATAAACGCTTCTGCGCAAGCCAGTCATAAAGACGACACAGCCAGTCAGGACGAAGCACTGGGCTGGTTTCTCAAATTGCAGACTGACCCGGATAATGTTCGCCTTAAACAAGCTTTTTCTGCCTGGAAAGATAGTCATCCGGAAAATGAAAGTCGTTACCTGGAGGTGTTATTGCTCTGGGATAATATTGATCGGGTAGATGAAGCTGCTGCGACTGTGTTGCCCGAAAGTGTAAATGTTGCCGGTTTTGCAGACAGGGTGCGGCCACGGAAATTTTATTATGGAGCAGGAGCTCTGTTGTGCTTTGTAATGTTGGTGTTGATGGTATTTATACCCGGCGCTGCATTAGTGCCTCTTAATGATGCTGATTATATGACTGCCAGTGGCCGGCAGGACATGTATTTGCTGGAAGATGGCAGTCGTCTTTATATGAGTGGTGGCTCAGCAGTAGACGTGGGAATGACTCCAACCGGCAGAACGATCACGTTACATCGGGGCGAGGCTTTTTTTGAAGTGGCTAATGATCCGTTACGGCCTTTTCAGGTGCAGGCCGGGGATACGCTGACGACTGCAGTAGGCACTGCGTTTAACGTCAGTCTGAGTGCATCACAGGTAATAGTGACTCTGACCGAAGGTGTTGTGGATGCCGGGGCTGGCGCTAATCAGGTAAGGCTAACTGCAGGTCAGGAGCTGCTCTATCGTAAGGGAGTAATAGAGGTGCAGGCAGGAAGTACAAGGTACTGGCCTGCCTGGAGGCGGGGGACTGTCAGTGTTGAGGATATGCCAGTCAGTGAACTGGTTACCTTGCTTAACCGCCATTATTCAGCGGTAATCCGTTCCGTTGATCCCCGTTTACTGGATGCCAGAGTGAGTGGGATATTACCCCTTGATGATCTGTCGACAACACTGGAAATGTTGCAGAAAATACTGGGGATCAGGCACGTAGCGTTCTCAGAGTCATTGGTTTTATTACACCGTTAA
- a CDS encoding potassium channel protein, translating into MLAITFYIGLSWGLLQLAGEQALLNGADFIYWMIVTASTVGYGDYSPTTAAGKYIVSLFVIPFGLGLFGLAVGRLAAFVSFQWRKGLKGLKTLDYTKHILIIGWNNDRTLQLIQLLLREIEYHHDNQRVALCVKADIENPLPDQIGFIKVNSFNNDEQMARAALQDASCIIIDNPEDDLTMTTALYCSAQNPDAHIIAYFKEESLGKLLKAHCPNVECMPSVAIEMLAKSAMDPGSSALHHQLLDVHSGMTQYSMQYGADKAVTVRDIFLKLKEQYSATLIGISSSGYDSIELNPALEQSVSPGSTLYYIADERINQLNWNTF; encoded by the coding sequence GTGCTGGCTATCACCTTCTATATCGGGCTTAGCTGGGGGTTACTTCAGCTTGCAGGGGAGCAGGCTCTGCTCAATGGGGCAGACTTCATTTACTGGATGATAGTGACAGCTTCGACTGTTGGTTACGGGGATTATTCGCCAACGACCGCAGCGGGTAAATACATCGTATCTCTGTTTGTAATTCCGTTCGGCTTAGGGCTGTTCGGTCTGGCTGTCGGCAGACTGGCCGCATTTGTTTCATTCCAATGGCGTAAGGGGTTGAAAGGTTTGAAAACGTTAGATTACACCAAACATATTCTGATCATCGGTTGGAATAATGACCGTACCCTGCAGCTTATCCAGCTACTGCTGAGGGAAATTGAATATCATCATGACAATCAGCGTGTCGCTCTATGCGTGAAAGCTGACATAGAAAATCCATTACCGGATCAAATTGGCTTCATCAAAGTAAACAGTTTCAACAATGATGAACAGATGGCCCGCGCAGCATTACAGGACGCCAGCTGTATTATCATCGATAATCCTGAAGATGATCTGACGATGACGACAGCGCTGTACTGTTCTGCTCAGAATCCTGATGCGCATATCATTGCCTACTTTAAAGAAGAAAGCCTGGGTAAGCTCCTCAAGGCGCATTGCCCAAATGTTGAATGTATGCCTTCGGTTGCCATTGAAATGTTGGCTAAATCGGCCATGGATCCAGGTTCAAGTGCACTGCACCATCAGCTGTTGGACGTACATAGTGGAATGACCCAATATTCCATGCAATACGGCGCAGACAAAGCCGTCACTGTTCGGGATATATTCCTAAAACTGAAAGAACAGTACTCCGCTACGCTAATAGGAATTTCAAGCAGCGGCTACGACTCTATTGAATTAAATCCCGCACTGGAACAATCCGTTTCGCCGGGAAGCACTCTGTATTACATAGCCGACGAACGGATTAACCAGCTTAACTGGAATACGTTTTAA
- a CDS encoding glutathionylspermidine synthase family protein: MQRHLSKERPGWQSRAAEFGFTFHTMYGEPYWDESVYYQFNLRQIENHIEDPTEELHQMCLAAVDKVVASEELMTKFQIPSTYWDWIRNSWLRNDPSLYSRMDLAYNGQGPAKLYENNADTPTSLYETGFWQWLWLEDKINSGDLPKQADQYNSLQENLIGQFREIRQSRLDSTLHFACAKDTDEDRGTVQYLQDCASEAGIRNTFTYIEDIGHGVGDVFTDINSEQIRWMFKLYPWEFMLREEFGDLLQKSAVSWLEPPWKALISNKAILPLLWKMFPEHPNLLASYFEEDMPSSGLTRYVRKPIFAREGANVSIHIDGKQTEASEGPYGEEGFIYQEYAPLPRFADNHTLIGSWLVNDKPAGMSVREDASQITQDLSRFVPHIILD; encoded by the coding sequence ATGCAGCGTCATCTAAGCAAGGAACGCCCTGGCTGGCAAAGCAGAGCAGCTGAATTTGGTTTTACGTTTCACACTATGTATGGCGAACCATACTGGGATGAATCCGTGTATTACCAATTCAACCTGCGTCAGATCGAAAATCATATTGAAGACCCTACAGAAGAACTCCACCAGATGTGTCTTGCAGCGGTGGACAAAGTAGTCGCCAGCGAAGAACTTATGACCAAGTTTCAGATTCCCAGCACCTACTGGGACTGGATCAGAAACTCATGGTTACGTAACGACCCAAGTTTGTATTCCCGTATGGATCTGGCATACAACGGACAGGGTCCGGCAAAACTTTATGAAAATAACGCCGATACGCCAACCAGTTTATACGAAACCGGCTTTTGGCAATGGCTCTGGCTGGAAGATAAAATAAACAGCGGTGACTTACCCAAACAGGCTGATCAGTATAACTCTCTTCAGGAAAATCTCATCGGACAATTCCGGGAAATTCGTCAGTCCCGCCTGGATTCAACACTGCACTTTGCCTGCGCCAAAGATACCGATGAAGACCGCGGCACAGTGCAATATCTGCAAGACTGCGCCAGTGAAGCAGGCATTCGCAATACATTCACCTATATAGAAGATATTGGCCACGGTGTAGGCGACGTTTTTACCGATATCAACAGCGAACAGATTCGCTGGATGTTTAAACTCTACCCATGGGAATTTATGTTACGGGAAGAGTTTGGCGACTTATTGCAAAAGTCTGCAGTCTCCTGGCTGGAACCGCCCTGGAAAGCCCTAATATCCAACAAAGCGATTCTGCCACTGCTGTGGAAAATGTTTCCTGAGCATCCGAATTTGCTGGCATCATATTTCGAAGAAGATATGCCATCATCCGGGCTAACCCGTTATGTGCGGAAACCTATTTTTGCCAGAGAAGGCGCTAATGTCAGCATACATATAGATGGCAAACAGACCGAAGCATCGGAAGGCCCTTACGGCGAAGAAGGTTTTATTTATCAGGAATACGCCCCTCTGCCCCGCTTTGCAGATAATCACACTCTTATCGGCTCCTGGCTGGTTAATGACAAACCCGCCGGCATGTCTGTGCGGGAAGATGCCAGCCAGATTACTCAGGACTTATCCCGTTTTGTACCACACATCATTCTCGACTGA
- a CDS encoding alpha/beta hydrolase family protein, with protein sequence MFKKIMLISSIIIMFNPPLMASGFQQTIIYDPADTAFTIGIWYPSSQTAPTKINTPFRQKLALNAPLQTGHYPLIVMSHGYGGWLGSHAATAKAVSDAGYIVVAPTHTGNNYQDESYPPSRWMQDRPRHISLTLDYMTKQWPDRQQLDTKKIGIFGFSAGGYTALVSSGAIPDIREIQRYCADRNIPLTETVCHLGIRSDTNLSHHNFSNALSDSRITAAVVAAPALGFGFTKESLENIHIPIQIWAAQNDQNVPFVSNIQPLENMLSSNAEFITIDHAGHFIFIPPCNPELSTANPAVWKMVCTDDPKINRTSFHNDFNRQLISFFAKQL encoded by the coding sequence ATGTTCAAAAAAATAATGCTGATTAGCAGTATAATCATCATGTTTAATCCGCCACTGATGGCAAGTGGATTTCAGCAAACAATAATCTATGATCCGGCTGATACAGCATTCACAATTGGAATCTGGTATCCATCATCCCAAACAGCTCCCACAAAAATTAACACGCCGTTTCGTCAAAAACTTGCTCTAAACGCGCCATTACAAACAGGCCATTACCCGCTAATAGTTATGTCTCACGGCTATGGTGGCTGGCTGGGCAGTCATGCTGCCACCGCAAAAGCGGTAAGTGACGCAGGGTACATAGTGGTAGCTCCGACCCACACCGGTAATAATTATCAGGATGAAAGCTACCCTCCGTCCCGATGGATGCAAGATCGCCCCCGGCATATCAGCCTGACGCTAGACTATATGACAAAGCAGTGGCCTGACCGACAGCAATTAGATACAAAAAAGATAGGTATTTTTGGTTTTTCAGCAGGAGGATATACCGCACTGGTCAGCAGCGGTGCTATACCGGATATTCGCGAAATTCAGCGCTACTGTGCGGACAGAAATATTCCACTAACGGAAACAGTCTGCCATTTGGGAATACGCTCAGATACAAACCTATCTCACCACAACTTTAGCAATGCGCTGAGTGACTCAAGAATTACCGCTGCCGTTGTAGCGGCTCCCGCATTAGGATTTGGCTTCACGAAAGAAAGTCTGGAAAACATCCATATTCCCATACAGATCTGGGCTGCACAGAATGATCAAAACGTGCCTTTCGTCAGCAATATTCAACCCTTAGAAAACATGCTGAGCAGCAACGCTGAGTTCATAACGATTGATCATGCTGGTCACTTTATTTTTATCCCACCCTGCAATCCCGAATTAAGCACCGCCAATCCAGCTGTCTGGAAGATGGTATGCACTGACGACCCCAAAATTAATCGCACATCTTTCCATAATGACTTCAACCGTCAACTAATCAGTTTTTTTGCTAAGCAACTGTAA
- a CDS encoding helix-turn-helix domain-containing protein, producing MLFIPVPFVITVVICILLLQKLYTSQGGKKWLSADHGFTALLVLYAVSSVLIGLRWGYDMLSVLPLQSLLASLWGPLAWLSFRRLSQANSQLIAADWQHSIPVFLILCLIAFYPAWIDITLIGIFSFYAVLLFRLMLAGPNSLKAVRFSEAISSYRALQVTAVMMVFFVLVDSAVSIDFRFYEGNSAGLIVALANLPALLLLSFAASLAGNNVGQSDEGIELPCSEAKDVTDDVNLAAIFTQVEFQMQTQLLYQDEQLNLNMLARKCGVPARQISRAINKQTQKNVSQYVNGYRIRAACELLKSTEQSITQVMLAVGYVTKSNFNREFLRLTGANPGQWRQSQQVTKA from the coding sequence ATGTTATTTATCCCTGTTCCTTTTGTGATTACTGTTGTGATCTGCATTTTGTTATTGCAAAAGCTATATACCTCTCAGGGAGGTAAAAAGTGGCTCTCTGCGGATCATGGATTTACTGCATTGTTGGTTTTGTATGCCGTTTCGTCGGTGTTAATTGGTCTGCGTTGGGGTTATGACATGTTGAGTGTTTTGCCCTTGCAGTCTTTATTGGCGTCTTTGTGGGGGCCTTTGGCCTGGCTGAGTTTTCGTCGTTTATCGCAGGCAAACAGTCAGCTTATTGCCGCAGATTGGCAACATAGTATTCCGGTATTTCTTATTCTGTGTTTAATCGCTTTTTATCCGGCGTGGATTGATATTACGTTAATCGGGATTTTCAGCTTTTATGCGGTGTTGCTGTTTCGTTTGATGTTAGCGGGGCCCAATTCCTTGAAGGCGGTGCGCTTTTCTGAGGCTATATCCAGCTATCGGGCTCTGCAGGTGACTGCTGTGATGATGGTGTTTTTTGTCTTAGTTGATAGCGCAGTATCGATAGATTTCCGTTTTTACGAGGGTAACAGTGCAGGGTTGATTGTTGCCCTGGCTAATTTACCTGCTCTGTTATTACTGAGTTTTGCGGCCAGTTTAGCGGGGAATAATGTTGGGCAGTCTGATGAAGGTATTGAACTGCCATGCTCAGAGGCTAAAGATGTAACAGATGATGTAAATCTGGCGGCTATATTCACTCAGGTAGAGTTTCAGATGCAAACTCAGTTGTTATATCAGGATGAACAGCTAAATCTGAATATGCTGGCGCGCAAATGTGGAGTGCCTGCGCGACAAATTTCCAGGGCGATCAACAAGCAAACGCAGAAAAATGTATCTCAATACGTGAATGGCTACCGAATACGCGCTGCCTGTGAGTTACTTAAAAGCACTGAGCAAAGCATCACCCAGGTGATGCTCGCCGTTGGGTATGTGACGAAATCTAATTTCAACCGGGAGTTTTTGCGATTAACTGGTGCAAACCCAGGACAATGGCGTCAGTCACAACAGGTAACTAAAGCTTGA